Proteins co-encoded in one Afipia sp. P52-10 genomic window:
- a CDS encoding cell division protein ZapA, which translates to MSSVNISINGRQYRVACEAGQEERLTALAQDFDSRISSMRSRFGEVGDARLTVMAAMMIGDELFDANETIAKLKAEIAALNEARAASSHRVARTEAAVVTALDAAADRIERMTRALSRPGGGGMAVG; encoded by the coding sequence ATGAGCAGCGTCAATATCAGCATCAATGGCCGGCAGTACCGCGTCGCCTGCGAGGCCGGTCAGGAAGAGCGGCTGACGGCGCTGGCGCAGGACTTCGACTCGCGGATATCCAGCATGCGTTCGCGGTTCGGCGAGGTCGGCGATGCGCGTCTGACCGTGATGGCGGCGATGATGATCGGCGATGAATTGTTCGACGCCAACGAGACGATCGCCAAGCTGAAGGCGGAGATTGCGGCGCTGAACGAAGCCCGGGCCGCAAGCAGCCATCGCGTGGCGCGCACCGAGGCCGCGGTCGTCACCGCGCTCGATGCAGCCGCGGACCGGATCGAGCGGATGACGCGCGCGCTGAGCCGTCCCGGTGGCGGCGGCATGGCGGTCGGCTGA
- a CDS encoding TIGR00282 family metallophosphoesterase: MRILFVGDVVGRSGRNAIAEYLPDAKRDWKLDLVVVNGENAAGGFGITEAIYHEFIDAGADVVTLGNHAWRQREALVFIERVPALIRPVNFPKNNPGKGAAMIEAANGGRVLVINAQGRVFMEPLNDPFAMVERELEACKLGEGADAIIVDFHAEATSEKQAMGHFCDGRASLVVGTHTHIPTSDYRILGGGTAYMTDAGMTGDYNSVIGMDKEEPLTRFTTGLTTGRYEPANGVATLSGVAIETDDATGLATRIAPVRLGGTLAPAKPDFWM, encoded by the coding sequence TTGCGGATATTGTTCGTCGGCGACGTGGTAGGCCGTTCGGGGCGCAATGCCATTGCCGAATATTTGCCGGACGCCAAGCGCGACTGGAAGCTCGATCTTGTGGTGGTGAACGGCGAGAACGCGGCCGGTGGCTTCGGTATCACCGAGGCGATCTATCACGAGTTCATCGATGCGGGCGCCGATGTCGTCACGCTCGGCAACCATGCCTGGCGGCAGCGGGAGGCGCTTGTGTTCATCGAGCGCGTGCCGGCGCTCATCCGCCCAGTCAACTTCCCGAAGAACAATCCGGGGAAGGGCGCTGCGATGATCGAGGCCGCCAATGGCGGCCGGGTGCTGGTGATCAACGCCCAGGGGCGCGTGTTCATGGAGCCGCTCAACGATCCGTTCGCGATGGTCGAGCGCGAACTCGAGGCCTGCAAGCTCGGTGAGGGCGCTGATGCCATCATTGTCGATTTCCATGCGGAAGCGACCAGCGAGAAGCAAGCGATGGGTCACTTCTGCGATGGCCGCGCGTCGCTCGTGGTCGGTACGCACACCCATATTCCGACCAGCGACTACCGCATCCTGGGTGGCGGCACCGCCTACATGACCGATGCGGGCATGACCGGCGATTACAACAGCGTCATCGGTATGGACAAGGAGGAGCCGCTGACCCGCTTCACCACCGGCCTGACCACCGGACGCTATGAGCCCGCAAACGGAGTTGCGACGTTGAGCGGGGTTGCGATCGAGACCGACGACGCGACCGGCCTCGCGACCAGGATCGCGCCGGTGCGCCTCGGTGGCACGCTCGCCCCGGCAAAGCCGGATTTTTGGATGTAG
- a CDS encoding tetratricopeptide repeat protein has protein sequence MRRTSTSPLRAQDDRTPVTVRALRGVALPLLLIAALASPVAAQLQLTPQPQPPAKKSESGVKKRQDSKKAAPKRENPKADAKSDSKSDTKSDSKATSKGQPKEAAPAVPDDPNVDLAYGAFQRGAYGEAFRIASKRAQEQSDPKAMTLLGELYANGLGVSRNDAKALDWYKQAADRGDREATFALAMMRIGGRGAPANREEGAKLLAFAAKLGSAPAAYNLALLNIEGQLFPQDLKRAAELFKQAADAGNAQAQYALAMFYKEGRGGLPKDEAETARLLHAAAVADNLDAQVEYAIALFNGTGTPRDEAGAVALLWKASRRGSPIAQNRLARVLATGTGAPKDMVEGMKWHLIAKSGGNGDLMLDEMLAHMSTEDRAKAEDAARRWLSGRAKTP, from the coding sequence ATGCGGCGCACATCAACAAGCCCGCTGCGGGCACAGGATGACAGGACGCCAGTCACGGTTCGCGCTTTGCGCGGCGTGGCCCTGCCCTTGTTGCTGATCGCCGCGCTGGCGAGTCCCGTGGCCGCCCAATTGCAGCTCACGCCTCAGCCGCAACCGCCAGCGAAGAAATCCGAAAGCGGCGTCAAGAAACGGCAGGATTCCAAGAAGGCGGCACCGAAGCGGGAAAACCCGAAAGCCGACGCCAAGTCAGATTCCAAGTCAGACACGAAGTCCGACTCCAAGGCGACCTCCAAGGGACAACCGAAGGAGGCGGCGCCGGCCGTTCCGGATGATCCGAACGTCGATCTCGCCTACGGCGCCTTTCAGCGCGGCGCCTATGGCGAGGCTTTCCGCATCGCCAGCAAGCGCGCGCAGGAGCAAAGCGATCCGAAGGCGATGACGCTGCTCGGCGAGCTCTACGCCAACGGGCTCGGTGTCAGTCGCAACGATGCCAAGGCGCTCGACTGGTACAAGCAGGCCGCCGACCGCGGCGACCGCGAGGCGACCTTCGCCCTGGCGATGATGCGGATCGGCGGGCGCGGCGCGCCGGCCAATCGCGAGGAAGGCGCCAAGCTGCTCGCCTTCGCCGCCAAGCTCGGCAGCGCGCCAGCGGCCTACAACCTTGCGCTGCTGAACATCGAGGGACAGCTCTTCCCGCAGGATCTCAAGCGCGCCGCCGAGCTGTTCAAGCAGGCGGCCGATGCCGGCAACGCGCAGGCGCAGTACGCCCTGGCGATGTTCTACAAGGAAGGCCGCGGCGGCCTGCCGAAGGACGAGGCGGAAACCGCCCGTCTGCTGCATGCTGCAGCCGTAGCCGATAATCTCGACGCGCAGGTCGAATATGCCATCGCGCTGTTCAATGGAACCGGCACGCCCCGCGACGAGGCCGGCGCCGTGGCACTGCTCTGGAAAGCCTCGCGGCGTGGCAGCCCGATCGCGCAAAACCGGCTGGCGCGCGTGCTCGCGACCGGCACCGGCGCTCCGAAAGACATGGTCGAGGGCATGAAATGGCACCTGATCGCCAAATCCGGCGGCAATGGCGATCTCATGCTCGACGAAATGCTGGCCCATATGAGCACCGAGGACCGGGCCAAAGCCGAAGATGCGGCGCGGCGCTGGCTCTCCGGCAGGGCCAAGACCCCCTGA
- a CDS encoding DUF4164 domain-containing protein, translating into MTDLPGEESTIGQPSIEAAIRRLIAALNELEAVVERRQDHDRSQDNLAARIQSLGVDRSRLADELDSSLARARTLEDANRNIAERIDGAIETIRTVLEGESQP; encoded by the coding sequence GTGACCGATCTTCCCGGAGAGGAATCCACCATCGGCCAGCCCTCGATCGAGGCTGCGATCCGCCGGTTGATTGCTGCGCTGAACGAGCTGGAGGCCGTGGTCGAGCGGCGTCAGGACCATGACCGCAGCCAGGACAATCTCGCCGCGCGCATTCAGTCCCTCGGAGTGGACCGGTCCCGCCTGGCCGATGAGCTCGACTCGTCGCTCGCTCGTGCGCGTACCCTGGAAGACGCCAACCGCAACATCGCGGAGCGGATCGACGGTGCGATCGAGACCATTCGCACCGTGCTGGAGGGGGAGAGCCAGCCATGA
- a CDS encoding class I fructose-bisphosphate aldolase, giving the protein MNLADLNKIANAMVAPGRGILAADESSGTIKKRFDAIGVESTEDNRRDYRELLFRSQEAMSKYISGVILYDETIWQKAKDGTPLVKLIEQAGSIPGIKVDEGTQPLPGCPNELITVGLDKLAERLKKYYEQGARFAKWRAVIDIAPGIPSYTAVRTNAHALARYAALCQQAQIVPIVEPEVLMDGDHTIDRCYEVTEFVLKETFQELYYQKVPLEGIVLKPNMAVAGKKSAKKAGVEEVAEKTVRLLKTCVPGAVPGIAFLSGGQSDEEATAHLDAMNKIGGLPWKLTFSYGRALQAAPQKAWSGKADNVAAAQRAFTHRAQMNGLASKGEWKQDLEKKAA; this is encoded by the coding sequence ATGAACCTCGCCGATCTCAACAAAATCGCAAACGCCATGGTGGCGCCCGGCCGCGGCATTCTTGCCGCCGACGAATCCTCCGGCACCATCAAGAAGCGCTTCGATGCGATCGGCGTTGAATCCACCGAGGACAACCGCCGCGACTATCGCGAACTGCTGTTCCGTTCGCAGGAGGCGATGTCGAAATACATCTCCGGCGTGATCCTGTATGACGAGACCATCTGGCAGAAGGCGAAGGACGGCACCCCGCTGGTCAAGCTGATCGAGCAGGCGGGCTCCATCCCCGGCATCAAGGTCGACGAAGGCACGCAGCCGCTGCCGGGCTGCCCGAACGAGCTCATCACCGTCGGTCTCGACAAGCTCGCCGAGCGGCTGAAGAAATACTACGAGCAGGGCGCCCGCTTTGCGAAGTGGCGCGCGGTGATCGACATCGCCCCGGGCATTCCGAGCTACACCGCCGTCCGCACCAATGCGCACGCGCTCGCCCGTTACGCCGCGCTGTGCCAGCAGGCACAGATCGTGCCGATCGTCGAGCCGGAAGTGCTGATGGACGGCGACCACACCATCGACCGCTGCTACGAGGTCACCGAGTTTGTGCTGAAGGAAACCTTCCAAGAGCTGTATTACCAGAAGGTCCCGCTGGAAGGCATCGTGCTGAAGCCGAACATGGCCGTCGCCGGCAAGAAGAGCGCCAAGAAGGCCGGCGTTGAGGAAGTCGCCGAGAAGACCGTGCGGCTGTTGAAGACCTGCGTCCCGGGCGCCGTGCCCGGCATCGCCTTCCTGTCGGGGGGCCAGTCCGACGAGGAAGCAACCGCGCACCTTGACGCGATGAACAAGATCGGCGGCCTGCCCTGGAAGCTGACCTTCTCCTATGGCCGCGCGCTGCAGGCGGCGCCGCAGAAGGCCTGGAGCGGCAAGGCGGACAACGTCGCCGCGGCCCAGCGCGCCTTCACCCACCGCGCACAGATGAACGGCCTCGCCAGCAAGGGCGAGTGGAAGCAGGATCTGGAAAAGAAGGCGGCGTAA
- a CDS encoding thiamine phosphate synthase, with translation MPSKKPPPAPPAPRLYLATPPVGDAKELAPQLKALLAAADVAAVLVRLAEADERTSINRVKALAPTIQDAGAALLLDGHADLVARSGADGVHLSGVEDLRPMLEKMHPDRIVGVGGLHSRHDSMVAGEAGADYVLFGEPEAEQRPSADAIVERLAWWAELFEPPCVGYAETLDETEAFAAAGADFIMVGDVIWLDQRGPQAALQDVVKRIGQGHAAHINKPAAGTG, from the coding sequence ATGCCGTCGAAGAAACCGCCCCCTGCTCCGCCAGCCCCGCGGCTCTACCTTGCAACCCCGCCGGTCGGCGATGCGAAGGAGCTCGCGCCGCAGCTGAAAGCCTTGCTGGCGGCGGCCGATGTAGCGGCCGTGCTGGTCCGTCTCGCCGAGGCCGACGAACGTACCAGCATCAACCGCGTCAAGGCGCTGGCGCCGACGATCCAGGATGCCGGCGCCGCGCTGCTGCTCGACGGTCATGCCGATCTGGTCGCTCGTTCGGGGGCCGATGGCGTACATTTATCCGGCGTCGAAGACCTGCGGCCGATGTTGGAGAAAATGCACCCGGACCGTATTGTCGGCGTGGGCGGGCTACATTCACGCCACGATTCGATGGTTGCTGGTGAAGCAGGGGCCGACTACGTGCTGTTTGGCGAACCGGAGGCCGAACAGCGGCCGTCGGCCGACGCCATCGTCGAGCGGCTCGCTTGGTGGGCAGAGCTGTTCGAACCGCCTTGCGTCGGCTATGCAGAGACTCTCGATGAGACGGAAGCCTTTGCCGCCGCAGGGGCGGATTTCATCATGGTCGGCGACGTCATCTGGCTGGATCAGCGCGGGCCGCAAGCGGCGCTTCAGGACGTGGTCAAACGGATCGGACAAGGTCATGCGGCGCACATCAACAAGCCCGCTGCGGGCACAGGATGA
- a CDS encoding 5-formyltetrahydrofolate cyclo-ligase encodes MRDTALARREALSAAEREAAAATVAARGLPVAVATGAVLSGYSPIRSEFDPVPLMRHTEGAGATLALPVIVARDQPLLFRQWLNGTVLLKGQLGILEPDPAAPALDPDIMLVPLAAFDRRGHRIGYGAGHYDRSLAMLRARKAVIAIGLAFSVQEVAAVPNDGHDERLDFVLTETETIDLRGA; translated from the coding sequence TTGCGTGACACAGCGCTTGCTCGTCGCGAGGCGCTGTCCGCCGCCGAGCGCGAGGCCGCCGCCGCGACCGTTGCTGCGCGCGGCCTGCCGGTCGCCGTTGCGACCGGCGCGGTGCTGTCGGGCTACTCGCCGATCCGCAGCGAATTCGATCCGGTGCCGTTGATGCGGCACACGGAAGGCGCGGGTGCCACGCTCGCATTGCCGGTGATCGTCGCGCGCGACCAGCCGTTGCTGTTCCGCCAATGGCTGAATGGAACGGTGTTGCTCAAGGGGCAACTCGGTATTCTCGAACCTGATCCGGCTGCGCCCGCGCTCGATCCGGACATCATGCTGGTGCCGCTTGCCGCCTTCGACCGTAGAGGCCATCGCATCGGCTACGGCGCCGGCCATTACGACCGTTCGCTCGCCATGCTGCGGGCGCGCAAAGCCGTCATAGCTATAGGCCTCGCCTTTTCTGTGCAGGAAGTGGCCGCGGTTCCGAACGATGGCCACGACGAGCGGCTCGATTTCGTGCTAACGGAGACCGAGACGATCGATCTCAGGGGTGCGTGA
- a CDS encoding inner membrane-spanning protein YciB: MQIALRQLFLDFLSAIVFLLLYALTNSLAIATGLAVAVSVAQVAIAKMRGQHVDAMQWLVLGLVLVLGAVTLITHDSRFIMIKPSLVHGAIGIVMLRPGWMGRYLPKVATENLSQRFIINAGYCWAALMFVLAIANVIVATSFGFRVWGWFVSVGLIGAKLVAFFIQYAIMRMAVRKRRAAASQTA, from the coding sequence ATGCAGATCGCACTGCGCCAGCTTTTTCTGGATTTCCTGTCGGCCATCGTCTTTCTGCTTCTCTACGCCTTGACCAACAGCCTCGCGATCGCGACCGGACTTGCGGTGGCGGTGAGCGTTGCTCAGGTGGCGATCGCCAAGATGCGCGGCCAGCATGTCGATGCGATGCAATGGCTGGTGCTCGGGCTCGTGTTGGTGCTCGGCGCAGTGACGTTGATCACTCACGACAGCCGCTTCATCATGATCAAGCCGAGCCTCGTTCATGGGGCGATCGGCATCGTCATGCTGCGACCGGGCTGGATGGGGCGCTACCTGCCGAAGGTCGCGACCGAGAACCTGTCGCAGCGGTTCATTATCAATGCCGGCTACTGCTGGGCGGCATTGATGTTCGTGCTGGCGATCGCCAATGTGATTGTGGCGACCAGCTTCGGTTTCCGCGTCTGGGGCTGGTTCGTCAGTGTCGGGCTGATCGGTGCGAAACTCGTGGCGTTCTTCATCCAATACGCCATCATGCGCATGGCGGTGCGCAAGCGCCGCGCCGCGGCGTCGCAGACGGCTTGA
- the tkt gene encoding transketolase has protein sequence MTPRVDHSAMANAIRALAMDAVEQAKSGHPGLPMGAADIATVLFTQFLKFDAADPTWYDRDRFVLSAGHGSMLLYALLYLTGNEAMTIDQIKRFRQLGSLTPGHPENFITPGVETTTGPLGQGIATAVGMAMAERHLAAEFGGELVDHHTYVLASDGDLMEGISQEAIALAGHLKLNKLIVLFDDNGISIDGPLSLADSVDQVKRFEAADWAAMRIDGHDPKAIADAITQAQKSDRPTLIACKTTIAYGAPTKAGSEKSHGSPLGAEEIAGARKKLGWDAAPFEIPADVLAAWRAAGARGKTAHDAWNGRLAKAEAAARAEFGRRMKGQLPAEPLAQVVAAMKQQLATTPKEIATRAASEEVLHMLTPAVPEMVGGSADLTGSNNTRAKGMTALSANNYGGRFVHYGIREHGMAAAMNGMALHGGVIPYSGTFLVFSDYLRPSLRLAALMGERVIHVLTHDSIGLGEDGPTHQPVEHLAALRAIPNCNVFRPCDTVETLECWELALQAKDRPSVLALTRQNLPQLRLGNDSANRCAKGAYELVAAGGPAKVSIFASGSEVQIAVAAQKILAAKGIATRVVSVPCMDLLLELPQAERNAIIGDAPVKVAVEAAIRMGWDAIIGHDGGFVGMAGFGASAPAKELYKHFGITPEAVVNAAESRLG, from the coding sequence ATGACACCGCGTGTCGATCATTCAGCAATGGCCAATGCGATCCGCGCGCTGGCAATGGATGCCGTCGAGCAGGCGAAATCAGGGCATCCAGGCCTACCCATGGGGGCTGCGGACATCGCCACCGTGCTGTTCACGCAGTTCCTGAAGTTCGACGCCGCCGACCCGACCTGGTACGACCGCGACCGCTTCGTGCTGTCGGCCGGCCACGGCTCGATGTTGCTGTATGCCCTTCTCTACCTCACCGGCAACGAGGCGATGACGATCGACCAGATCAAGCGCTTCCGCCAGCTCGGCTCGCTGACGCCGGGCCATCCGGAGAACTTCATCACGCCGGGCGTGGAAACCACCACGGGCCCGCTCGGCCAGGGCATCGCCACCGCCGTCGGCATGGCGATGGCGGAGCGGCATCTGGCGGCGGAATTCGGTGGCGAACTGGTCGATCACCATACCTACGTGCTGGCTTCTGACGGAGACCTGATGGAAGGCATCAGCCAGGAGGCGATCGCCCTGGCCGGCCACCTGAAGCTCAACAAGCTGATCGTGCTGTTCGACGATAATGGCATCTCGATCGACGGACCGCTGTCGCTGGCGGACTCGGTCGACCAGGTAAAGCGCTTCGAGGCCGCCGACTGGGCCGCCATGCGCATCGACGGTCACGATCCGAAGGCGATTGCAGACGCCATCACCCAGGCGCAGAAGTCCGATCGTCCAACCCTGATCGCCTGCAAGACCACGATCGCCTACGGTGCGCCGACCAAGGCCGGCTCGGAGAAATCACACGGCTCGCCGCTTGGCGCCGAGGAAATCGCCGGCGCCCGTAAGAAGCTCGGCTGGGACGCGGCTCCGTTCGAGATTCCCGCCGATGTCCTGGCCGCCTGGCGCGCCGCCGGCGCTCGCGGCAAGACCGCCCACGACGCCTGGAATGGCCGGCTGGCCAAGGCAGAAGCGGCTGCGCGCGCCGAATTTGGCCGTCGCATGAAGGGCCAGCTTCCCGCCGAACCGCTTGCGCAGGTGGTTGCGGCGATGAAACAGCAGCTTGCCACCACGCCGAAGGAGATCGCCACCCGCGCGGCCTCCGAAGAGGTGCTGCACATGCTCACCCCGGCAGTACCGGAAATGGTCGGCGGCTCCGCCGACCTGACTGGCTCCAACAATACCCGCGCCAAGGGCATGACGGCCCTGTCCGCCAACAACTATGGCGGCCGCTTCGTCCACTACGGCATCCGCGAACACGGCATGGCGGCAGCGATGAATGGCATGGCGCTGCATGGGGGTGTGATCCCCTATTCCGGCACCTTCCTGGTGTTCTCCGATTACCTGCGGCCGTCGCTGCGGCTCGCCGCCTTGATGGGCGAGCGCGTGATCCATGTGCTGACCCACGATTCGATCGGCCTCGGCGAGGACGGCCCGACACACCAGCCGGTGGAACACCTGGCGGCGCTGCGCGCGATCCCGAACTGCAACGTGTTCCGCCCCTGCGACACGGTGGAGACGCTGGAGTGCTGGGAACTGGCGCTGCAGGCCAAGGACCGGCCGAGCGTGCTGGCGCTGACGCGTCAGAATCTGCCGCAACTACGCCTCGGCAATGACAGCGCGAACCGCTGCGCCAAGGGCGCCTACGAATTGGTCGCCGCCGGCGGCCCGGCCAAGGTGTCGATCTTCGCTTCGGGCTCGGAGGTGCAGATCGCCGTCGCCGCACAGAAGATCCTAGCGGCCAAGGGCATCGCCACCCGCGTCGTTTCCGTTCCCTGCATGGATTTGCTGCTGGAACTGCCGCAGGCGGAACGCAACGCCATCATCGGCGATGCGCCGGTGAAGGTTGCGGTCGAGGCTGCGATCCGGATGGGTTGGGATGCCATCATCGGCCACGACGGCGGTTTCGTCGGCATGGCCGGTTTCGGCGCCAGCGCGCCAGCCAAGGAACTGTATAAGCACTTCGGCATTACGCCGGAGGCCGTGGTCAACGCCGCGGAGAGCCGTCTCGGCTAG
- a CDS encoding phosphoglycerate kinase: protein MTKPFRTLDDIDVKGKRVLLRVDLNVPMDNGKVTDLTRIERVAPTITEIAGKGGKVILLAHFGRPKGRDAKDSLKPVAAAVSQVIKRPVAFADDCIGAVAEKAIAAMKDGDILCLENTRFHKEEEKNDPAFVDALAKLGDIWVNDAFSAAHRAHATTEGLGHKLPAIAGRTMQAELEALDKALGSPAKPVIAIVGGAKVSTKLDLLENLVAKVDALVIGGGMANTFLHAQGIGIGKSLAEKDLAATALRILDKAEKANCAIILPVDATVAFHFEANAPSHAYGLDAIPAEGMILDVGPLSIERINSAIDDAATLVWNGPVGAFELTPFDKGTMAAAKHAAARTKAKKLISVAGGGDTVAALNQAGVSDDFSYVSTAGGAFLEWMEGKPLPGVEVLKTK, encoded by the coding sequence ATGACAAAGCCATTCCGTACCCTCGACGACATCGATGTGAAGGGAAAGCGCGTCCTGCTGCGCGTCGACCTCAACGTACCCATGGACAACGGCAAGGTCACCGACCTGACGCGCATCGAGCGTGTCGCGCCGACCATCACCGAGATCGCAGGCAAGGGCGGCAAGGTCATCCTGCTCGCGCATTTCGGCCGGCCGAAGGGCCGCGACGCGAAGGACTCGCTGAAGCCGGTTGCGGCGGCTGTGTCGCAGGTGATCAAGCGTCCGGTCGCCTTCGCCGACGATTGCATCGGCGCTGTGGCCGAAAAGGCGATTGCGGCGATGAAGGACGGCGACATCCTCTGTCTGGAGAACACCCGCTTCCACAAGGAAGAGGAAAAGAACGATCCGGCCTTCGTCGATGCCCTCGCCAAGCTCGGCGATATCTGGGTCAACGATGCCTTCTCCGCAGCGCATCGCGCGCATGCGACCACCGAGGGTCTCGGTCACAAGCTTCCGGCGATCGCTGGCCGCACCATGCAGGCCGAGCTCGAGGCGCTGGACAAGGCCCTCGGCAGTCCGGCCAAGCCGGTGATCGCCATCGTCGGCGGCGCCAAGGTCTCGACCAAGCTCGACCTCTTGGAAAATCTCGTTGCCAAGGTCGACGCGCTGGTGATCGGCGGCGGCATGGCCAACACCTTCCTGCACGCACAAGGCATCGGCATCGGCAAATCGCTGGCGGAGAAGGACCTCGCCGCAACCGCGCTGCGCATCCTCGACAAGGCCGAGAAGGCCAACTGCGCCATCATCCTTCCCGTCGATGCGACCGTCGCCTTCCACTTCGAGGCGAATGCGCCGTCGCATGCCTACGGCCTCGACGCGATCCCGGCCGAAGGCATGATCCTCGATGTCGGCCCACTGTCGATCGAGCGCATCAATTCGGCCATCGACGACGCGGCAACCCTGGTCTGGAACGGCCCGGTCGGCGCCTTCGAACTGACGCCGTTCGACAAGGGCACGATGGCCGCGGCCAAGCACGCGGCAGCGCGCACCAAAGCGAAAAAGCTGATCTCGGTCGCCGGCGGCGGCGACACCGTGGCCGCGCTCAACCAGGCCGGCGTCAGCGACGACTTTTCCTATGTCTCCACCGCAGGCGGGGCTTTCCTCGAATGGATGGAAGGAAAACCGCTGCCGGGCGTTGAGGTACTGAAGACAAAATGA
- a CDS encoding GNAT family N-acetyltransferase: MAIRTIAVSDLPAATVLLGQLGYPMPEQEVARRLAAVLGHADHRVWVYDDGGEVVGLLHAFFRPALDKPPEVMVQALVTDATRRSTGVGEALMQVVEAWARERGCQSVALYSRIDRERAHRFYERLGYEKKLASAQLRKALR, encoded by the coding sequence ATGGCTATCCGGACAATTGCCGTTTCCGATCTGCCCGCGGCAACGGTGCTCTTGGGGCAGCTGGGCTATCCGATGCCGGAACAGGAGGTCGCGCGGCGCCTCGCTGCGGTGCTCGGTCATGCCGACCATCGGGTCTGGGTCTATGACGACGGCGGCGAGGTCGTGGGCCTGCTGCACGCGTTCTTCCGTCCGGCGCTCGACAAGCCGCCGGAGGTGATGGTGCAAGCGCTGGTGACCGATGCGACACGCCGCTCGACCGGTGTCGGCGAAGCGCTGATGCAGGTGGTCGAGGCGTGGGCGCGCGAGCGGGGCTGCCAGTCGGTTGCGCTCTACAGCCGCATCGATCGCGAGCGCGCACACCGGTTCTACGAGCGGCTCGGTTACGAGAAGAAACTCGCCTCGGCGCAGCTCAGGAAAGCGCTTCGCTGA
- the gap gene encoding type I glyceraldehyde-3-phosphate dehydrogenase produces MAIRVAINGFGRIGRNILRGIYEAKRKDIEVVAINDLGPVETNAHLLRFDSVHGRFPGEVTVEGDSLNLGNGKIKVTAERDPTKLPWKDLGIDIAFECTGIFTSKDKASAHLTAGAKRVLVSAPADGADLTVVYGVNHDKLTKEHLVVSNGSCTTNCLAPVAKVLNDTVGIETGFMTTIHAYTGDQPTLDTMHKDLYRARAAAMSMIPTSTGAAKAIGLVLPELNGKLDGTSIRVPTPNVSVVDLKIVAKKKTDIKEINDALKRAAEQELKGILGYTTHPNVSIDFNHDAHSSTFAMDQTKVQGGTLVRVLSWYDNEWGFSNRMADTAAAMGKLI; encoded by the coding sequence ATGGCAATCCGGGTCGCAATTAACGGTTTTGGCCGCATCGGCCGCAACATCCTGCGCGGCATCTATGAAGCCAAACGCAAGGACATCGAGGTCGTCGCCATCAACGATCTCGGCCCGGTCGAGACCAACGCCCATCTCCTGCGCTTCGATTCGGTGCATGGCCGCTTTCCCGGCGAGGTGACGGTCGAGGGCGATTCGCTGAACCTCGGCAACGGCAAGATCAAAGTTACCGCCGAGCGCGACCCCACCAAGCTGCCTTGGAAGGACCTCGGCATCGACATCGCCTTCGAGTGCACCGGCATCTTCACCTCCAAGGACAAGGCCTCGGCGCATTTGACCGCAGGTGCCAAGCGCGTGCTGGTGTCGGCTCCGGCGGACGGCGCCGACCTGACCGTTGTCTATGGCGTCAACCACGACAAGCTGACCAAGGAGCACCTGGTCGTCTCCAACGGCTCCTGCACCACCAACTGCCTCGCGCCGGTGGCCAAGGTGTTGAACGATACGGTCGGCATTGAGACCGGCTTCATGACCACGATCCATGCCTACACCGGTGACCAGCCGACGCTGGACACCATGCACAAGGATCTCTATCGCGCCCGGGCGGCGGCAATGTCGATGATCCCGACTTCCACCGGTGCGGCGAAGGCGATCGGCCTCGTGCTGCCGGAGCTGAACGGCAAGCTCGACGGCACCTCGATCCGCGTGCCGACCCCGAACGTGTCGGTGGTCGATCTCAAGATCGTCGCCAAGAAGAAGACCGACATCAAGGAAATCAACGACGCGCTCAAGCGCGCCGCGGAGCAGGAGCTGAAGGGCATCCTCGGCTACACCACGCATCCGAACGTCTCGATCGACTTCAATCACGACGCCCACTCCTCCACCTTCGCGATGGACCAGACCAAGGTTCAGGGCGGCACGCTGGTGCGCGTGCTCTCGTGGTATGACAACGAGTGGGGCTTCTCGAACCGCATGGCGGACACCGCCGCGGCGATGGGCAAGCTGATCTGA